The bacterium genome window below encodes:
- a CDS encoding ComF family protein, which produces MGPTVPVRYLETLWRSGVDLLFPKCCQNCGDPFRQGLSNVLCQNCWDSIRPYVGPFCSKCGASLPSGAFEGAVDIFCTDCTDGLCSLDGVRSLGPYRGALRVAHHVFKFEGLENLAKTMALKMVETIPRPGVDALVPVPMSQVKEREKGYNPVLALALALGSLWGLPVQRTLGKVRSTPPQMSLGQTERLANPKGAFSLTTGSPLLERVMLVDDVLTTGATLEECAKVLKRSGTSWTGAVVWGRTPKDLLP; this is translated from the coding sequence GTGGGGCCGACCGTCCCCGTCCGGTACCTCGAAACCCTTTGGAGGTCCGGGGTCGATCTGCTTTTCCCCAAGTGTTGTCAAAATTGCGGGGATCCCTTCCGGCAAGGTCTTTCGAATGTCCTGTGCCAAAACTGCTGGGACTCGATCCGCCCCTATGTGGGCCCCTTTTGTTCCAAGTGCGGTGCTTCCTTGCCTTCCGGCGCATTTGAAGGGGCTGTGGACATCTTTTGCACGGATTGTACCGACGGCCTTTGCTCCTTGGATGGGGTGAGGTCCTTGGGGCCCTATCGGGGGGCCCTCAGGGTCGCTCATCATGTCTTCAAATTCGAGGGGTTGGAGAACCTGGCGAAGACCATGGCCCTGAAGATGGTTGAAACGATCCCCCGGCCTGGAGTCGATGCCTTGGTGCCCGTTCCCATGAGCCAGGTCAAGGAACGGGAAAAGGGCTACAACCCGGTCCTGGCATTGGCCCTTGCCCTTGGATCCCTTTGGGGTTTGCCGGTCCAGAGGACCTTGGGCAAGGTCCGCTCGACTCCTCCTCAAATGTCCCTGGGGCAAACGGAGCGACTGGCCAATCCCAAGGGGGCCTTCTCCCTCACGACGGGATCACCGCTTTTGGAAAGGGTGATGTTGGTGGACGACGTGTTGACCACCGGCGCGACCTTGGAAGAATGCGCCAAAGTCCTCAAACGTTCAGGAACTTCCTGGACCGGCGCGGTCGTTTGGGGAAGGACACCGAAGGATCTTTTACCGTGA